GGTAGTAACGCAGGTTGTTGTTAATAAGCCAGCAGGCACCCGATAGCAGTATGGCGCTTAACCAGCTATCTATCAAAGCTATGTACCAAGTAAAACCAAAACTATGTATAATATAAGCCTGCAAACTGGCCCAAACCAGCCCGCATATAGCAAACGCGCCGAATAGTTTTGATGGTGATAGTTGTGATGCAGCCAAAACGCTTTTTTATCTAAGTTAATTAATTTTTTGTACCCAACAGGGCGGCTTTATGGTGTGCCCAGGCAATGTAGAGGTCCGGGTCGGGTGCTTCGTGTATATTGTAATATAGCTCGGTGCCATCGGTAGGGGCGTTTATGGCGTTTAATTCGGCTACATCAATAAATTGCCATTTAACCGTTTGCTTTTGCACGTTTAAAAAGCTGTCCTGGTTGGCGTGGCCAATGTGGCTGGCTTTTTCGTATGCCTGGTACTCGGTATCGGCGTTTATCAGGCGTAATTGCTCGTCAAACTGTGCATTGTGGTCGCCATTACCGCTTACCACCCTAAAAACTAATTTTGCTACATACCAATTCATAAGCTTGTATTTTGGTTAATGTTAGTTGTGGTTAATTATTAATAGCTGCGGATATCTACCCCTGCAAATAAGGATATGCCTTTTAATACCAACACCTTATTGCTGGTGGCCGACAGGCTGTTTTTTATACGCTTATCATCCACACCTGCAAATACGGCCGACATATCGGGCACTACATGCCAGTTGGCCGGTACGATGATTTTGGTACCGCCAAACACTTGGGTTATATCAATTACTACACGGCCGTTAATATCGGCTTGGGTAAAATCAAGTTCGGTACCACCAAATACGTTCACAATCTCGCCACCGCGGAAGTTTTTTGACAGGATGGTTTTGTTTACCCCGCCAAATACGGCTACGGCATCTAAAACATCATCGTGCGATGCGTATACCGGCTCGCCTGCTGCAGGGTCAACCGGGGGTATAGTGCCTGTGGTATAATCGGGCTGGGTATAATCCGGTTGTGTATAATCGGCAGCGGGTGGTGTTGTGGTATAGGCACTGGCTTTATATTTTTTGTCCCAGTAATCGGCATCGTGTACGGTATTAACGGTGTTTTTCTTTCTAAGGATTATCCAGGCACCTAAGGCAATAATGGCTATGGGCCATATAAAATCGCCGGCATTATTAATATTCCATGTTAACATTAATATTACGCCCAAGGCTATGAGCACAGGCGATGATGATTTTTTGTAATTGTTTTTAGCTCCGGTATACAGGCCGGCAAATATTAACCACATTGGCCACAGGGTTAACCAATGGGGGAAGAAGAATAAATTTAATTGCTTAAGTAAAAGGTAAGCGCCCACAAGAAGCAGAATTACCCCGGCCATCACCTTGCCCTTAGTGGCCCGGTTTGGTTGCTGATCTATATTTATATTGTTAGACATGATTTCTATTTTTAATCTGAACCAAAACTAATGTAACATTTTACATATGCAAACGCATAATTGGCAATATCATTAAAGAAGTCGGTAAGTAAGGATAAATTGTCGGTGAAAAATTAGCGGCGTGTGGATGGGTAGTTGTCTATTATTATTTCTGAGAGTGAGTTATGGTTGTCACTATCTGTAAAAATTGTCCGAATCACCTCCGTTTAACAACCAATTATCAGTATTATTATTAATGTATGTCCTTACATTCGCAAGCTCTTTTTCGTTACGGATTACTCTGTCATAATAACTTGATTGCCACGAAAAGTCAATGCCATTTAGCATGGTATATTGCTTAACGGATGACTTATAACCTCTGATAATAGATGCTAAATCTTTTGATTGAGGGCCCGCCTTATTGATCTCCCAGGTCGTCTTATCGGGCTTATTAATAAACAATACACCATGCACATGGTCGGGCATTATTACAAATTCATCTAATTCGACATAAGGATGGTAAATAGGTATTTGCATCCAGTTATGGTAGGCGATATCAGCAACTGGCGTCTTTTCTAGTAAAGCCTGACTTTCTATCCCGCTTTTAATTTCGCCAAAATATGGAACACGGTCTTTGGTGCAAATAGTTACAAAATACAAAGCGTGCGAACCATAATCCCAACCCGTTAACCGGGCAGACTGAACACGGTATTTTTGTTTATATTTTTCTTCCATTTAACGTAGAGGCGCGATACTTTGCGCCTTAATGAATGTGAATTTAATAAATAATTTAATAGCTATATGTATTAGAGGCGCAAAGTATTGCGCCTCTACAAAAGGGTCTTTTTTGAAATCATTGTAATTAACGTAGAGGCGCGATACATCGCGCCTTAATAAATAATTATACGGTTGTTTCTAAAGGAGAATGTGTACAAGAGGCGCGAAGTATCGCGCCTCTACGATATTGCCGCTTTTGGAACCATTGTAATTAATGTAGAGGTGCGATACATCGCACCTTAATGAATAATTCAACGGTTGTTTCAAAAAGCGAACTGTGTACAGGAGGCGCGAAGTATCGCGCCTCTACGATAGGATAGGCGAATATTTCCCACCTTTTGAACCGTTACAATCCCGTAGAGGTGCGATACATCGCATCTTAATGAATAATTCAACGGTTGTTTCATAAAGGGAACCGCGTACAGGAGGCGCGAAGTATCACGCCTCTACGATAGAAAATAACCCCTACACCGCCGGCTCCTGCTGACTCAAGCAATGGAAACTCCCCAATCCCCAGATAATATCGGTCGAATCTATACCCACCACCTTCCTGTCGGGGAAACAGCCTTGTAAAATATCCAATGCCTTATCATCATGTTTGCTGCGGTAGGTGGGTACTATCACCGCCGAATTGGCAATGTAAAAGTTAGCGTACGATGCTGGCAGGCGCTGGTCGTCGTATATCACCGCGTCGGGCATAGGCAGTTCAACTATGTTCAATTGCTTGCCGTTAAGCAGGCGCATGTTTTTAAGGGCCTGCAGGTTCTCTTGCAGCAAGTGGTAGTTTTCGTCATTTTTATTTTGCTCAACCACGGTAACTACCGTATCGGTATTTACAAAGCGGGTAATATCGTCAATATGGCCGTCGGTATCGTCGCCAACAATGCCATCGCCCAGCCAAAGTATTTGTTCAACACCGTAGTAATTTTGCAAATATCCCTCTATCTGCTGCTGGTTTAAATGCGGGTTACGGTTTTTGTTGAGCAGGCAGGCGGTAGTAGTAAGCAAAGTACCTGCACCGTTGAAATCAACCGAGCCGCCTTCCATCACAATACCGGGATGGTATACCGGCAGGTTAAAGTGCCCGCCAATTTTAGTGGGTATAACATCGTCCAGGTCGTATGGGGGGTATTTGTCGCCCCAGGCATTATAGCCCCAATCAACAATGGCTTTTTCTTTGGTTTCGTAATTCACCAAAAAGGCCGGGCCATGGTCGCGGCACCAGGCATCGTTAGTACAAAATTCAAAAAACTCCACCTTGTTTAGGTCGGCACCAACTACCATTAACTGCTGTTTTGCAAATGCGGCCATTTGCTCGTCAACCACGTTGATGCGTACAATCTCGCCTTCGGTCAATACCTTAATAAACTCGGCATATTTACCGTATATCATACCCAGTTTACCCGGCCATGATGCTTCTTTATGCGGCCAGCTAAGCCAGGTAGCGGTATGTTTAGCCCACTCTGCTGGGAAATGTAGTCCGGTTGGTATGTTGGATGATTGCATGTTTGTGTTGTTATTATCAAAACGTCATTGCTTCTTGAAAACCGTCATTGCGAGGTACGAAGCAATCTCCCTATAGGCATATTCGCATTGCACAGTTCTGAGATTGCTTCGTGCCTCGCAATGACGCATTGGGGAGCCCCCTCTAAATCTCCCCCGGTAGGGGAGACTTTAATAAATCTAATATTAAAAGCCCTCCCTACCGGTGAGGGTTGGGTGGGGCTTAATCCCCATCAATTAAACGTTTCGTAATCGGTTGATAGCTGTCTATCCTCCTGTCGCGTAAAAACGGCCAGTGGCTGCGGTAATAGTCAGATTTATCCAAATCAAGCTCCATCACTACCACTTCTTCTTTATCGGGCGTGGTTTGGTGCATTACGGCACCAAATGGGTTGGCAAAAAACGAGCCTCCCCAAAATTTTACACCAGCCTCTTCGCCTACACGGTTTACGCTTACCACGTATACACCATTAGCCACCGCGTGCGACCGTTGTATAGTTTGCCATGCGTTGTATTGCTCAACGTTGGTAGCTTCGTCCTGCGTGGTGGCCCAGCCTATGGCGGTTGGGTAAAATAGTATTTCGGCACCCATTAGGGCGGTTATGCGTGCAGCTTCGGGGTACCATTGGTCCCAGCAAATTAATACCCCTATGGTAGCAAACTTGGTTTTAAAAACCTTGTAGCCTAAATCGCCGGGGGTAAAGTAAAATTTCTCGTAAAAGCCCGGGTCGTCGGGTATGTGCATTTTACGGTATTTACCCAGGTAGCTGCCATCGGCATCTAAAACCGCGGTGGTGTTATGGTATACACCTTGCGCGCGTTTTTCAAACAACGATGCAATGATGACCACGCCCAGTTCGCCTGCCACAGCCGATAAGGCATCGGTTGAGGGGCCGGGGATAGCCTCGGCTAAGGCAAAGTTGTCGTAATCTTCTACATCGCAAAAATACAGCGATGTAAAAAGCTCCTGCAGGCAAATGATTTGCGCGCCCTTGGCAGCCGCTTCTCTTACCTTAACAATTGCTTTATCCAGGTTTTCCTGTTTGTTTGCCGTGCAGCTCATCTGCACTAATCCCACTTGTACTTTAGCCATGCCGCAAAGTTAATAATTAT
This portion of the Inquilinus sp. KBS0705 genome encodes:
- a CDS encoding DUF4288 domain-containing protein, whose translation is MNWYVAKLVFRVVSGNGDHNAQFDEQLRLINADTEYQAYEKASHIGHANQDSFLNVQKQTVKWQFIDVAELNAINAPTDGTELYYNIHEAPDPDLYIAWAHHKAALLGTKN
- a CDS encoding agmatine deiminase family protein → MQSSNIPTGLHFPAEWAKHTATWLSWPHKEASWPGKLGMIYGKYAEFIKVLTEGEIVRINVVDEQMAAFAKQQLMVVGADLNKVEFFEFCTNDAWCRDHGPAFLVNYETKEKAIVDWGYNAWGDKYPPYDLDDVIPTKIGGHFNLPVYHPGIVMEGGSVDFNGAGTLLTTTACLLNKNRNPHLNQQQIEGYLQNYYGVEQILWLGDGIVGDDTDGHIDDITRFVNTDTVVTVVEQNKNDENYHLLQENLQALKNMRLLNGKQLNIVELPMPDAVIYDDQRLPASYANFYIANSAVIVPTYRSKHDDKALDILQGCFPDRKVVGIDSTDIIWGLGSFHCLSQQEPAV
- a CDS encoding carbon-nitrogen hydrolase; its protein translation is MAKVQVGLVQMSCTANKQENLDKAIVKVREAAAKGAQIICLQELFTSLYFCDVEDYDNFALAEAIPGPSTDALSAVAGELGVVIIASLFEKRAQGVYHNTTAVLDADGSYLGKYRKMHIPDDPGFYEKFYFTPGDLGYKVFKTKFATIGVLICWDQWYPEAARITALMGAEILFYPTAIGWATTQDEATNVEQYNAWQTIQRSHAVANGVYVVSVNRVGEEAGVKFWGGSFFANPFGAVMHQTTPDKEEVVVMELDLDKSDYYRSHWPFLRDRRIDSYQPITKRLIDGD